ATGCGGCTGCTAGACTGTTGACTGGTACCAGAAGGAGGGACCATATTTCCCCGATATTGGACTTGGTTACCAGTCACATATTAAATCAATTTTAAGATATTGTTACTTGCTTTAAAGGCATTACATGGATTGGTCCCTTTATATATTGCTTATCTCCTTACCCTACATCACCCCTCCACGAACCTAAGATCGTCTAATCAGTTCCTTTTAGCTATTCCACAGTCTCGGATGAAAACAAAGGGCGATCGTGCCTTCTCCGTTGTGGCCCCGAGACTGTGGAATAAACTTCCCATTGATATCGGGGTCCTACCCCACTGCCGAGATTTTTTAGGCTAGTCTTAAAAcccatttttattctttggcgtTCGACTCAGTTTAGGGACATTTTTACTAAAGTGTGTTATTTGTATCATGTTCATTGGgtctatgtttttattttcttcctttgtttttataatataACTTTGTACAACACTTTGTTCAGCTtaggttggttttaaatgtgctctataaatagaTCGACTTGAAATAACCACTTACGGCATACTTGAGGTTTATTGGTTTTTACAGTACTAGTcaatactattattattattatacaattAGTTACAGGGGTTACATTCCTTTATGAAGCTGCGATGAGACCACAATTATTACGGATTTCATTGATTTAGTAGTTCTTTATGGTTTGTGTGTAATTTATTGCACCATGATTTCGGTCATCTGTGTCCCTAGATTAGCAGAATATTGAACAAAGTATAAAAACCAACAATATTTTGACTCACATGAAATAATCCTCATCTTTCTTTTGGCTGGCTGGATAGATaagggtgaaataaaataaattcacatGAGTGAGTAAGTTAACACAGAATTTTAATCATTCATAGACTCAGAAGTAACTTAGATGTAAAGTCAGCAATATAATTGCTGGAAGTATTGTAGATGCATTTTTATACAGCTGCTTTGGTATGTCTGGCCTTCCCACAGTACAGCTACATTCACTGTGCCGTCCATAAATACTGTACAAAAATAATATGTGCtttgacataaaacatcttcTCTCCATAGAGGATTTCCACTGTTTTCAGAGGAAACCATAAGGCTTTGTTCaatgacatatacagtatgcactTTCAGTTACTGGCATTATGTTAAATAGAATAAATTATATCTTTCAGTTGCTGTGGGAGGCATTTTTTCAAGTCTCTGTAATGTCATCacataataaattaataataataataataataataataataataataataataatagtccaTGTTCaaagtgcacaaaaaaagaagaataatcCACTCGAGTGGGTGTAGATTCAGGTCCAGgcacagctttaaaatgtattttttggagTGAATCGACTGTTGCATGTGCATCATGAAGAGGGTCTTCTTACACTCCAAAAGGACGTTTTAAAGTCTGACTCACAGCTGTGCCTTGAGCTAAATATCTACACCTTTTTGACAATGCAAGTAGTATTTCCCCAGTGTCACTTCAGTTCCACAAAACGTATGACCTCCGCTTGACATCCTGAAGATCGAATGTGCTTTCACATCCACGCTTTTCCCTCAAAAAACACATCGAAAGGACGGTCAGAGGGCATTTTCTCCGCTCAGCAACATGTATTTGTGCTCCATCGTCACAGTCTGTAATGGCAGGACTCTCTCCATTAGGCGGAGCTCTCTCCCAGCAGGCAGTGTCTGACTCCATTTTCAGGCCCCGTTCAGTGCAGCTTCTCAACTCCTCCGCAGCGTCTAAAGCCGGCACGTCTGATATTTGCTGTTTGGGGAGGGGGCCAGCTCGTAGAAGAGGACGTAGGCGTTGCTGCTGCGAACCTGGCTGGACGACACTGGGCTCACCCTGCACAGAACACACGGTACACATTCGTTATTACACTTTGTCTACAACAGTAGACAAACACAGGCACATATTGTACTTACATACCACTGCaaagcctatgaagtaaaccacgcctcttttttaaatcataaaacattgtatttttttaatttaattaacatAAAACTGACATGTACCATCAATAGTTATACCTTTCAGGACCTTAGCTAAACAAAGAAACAGCTTTTACGTAAAAACAGCCATAAAGTTGACACCCGTTGAGAGTTGATACCTGGAGTCGTTGTAGCTGTACCACTCCCCCAGCACCGGGTTCTTGCAGTAGGATGTGTAGTGGCCTCCCAGAGCATTTCCCGAGTGGTTGGATACTGCATACAGGTTATACACCGCACGCTCTGCAGGGAGACACAACACTGTCAGTCAACACTACTGCAATCCTTACTCATACGCTGGCCCTCGGAAAAGTGCAtgccttctcctcctctctgtcctccgGTGGCCGCGTGTCACCTTCGGCAGATACTCACCGCTGCTGTCTGAGGCGAACTCCCGCAGGTCCAGCTCTTTGAGAGGGAAGTTGACATACGTGGAGAGTTTGCTGGTTCGCATGTTAGAGTCTGAGAAACGCTTCAGGTCTGAGAGGAACACCGAGTCAAGGAGCCGACATGACATGTTCAAAATGACGGATTGTGCTTTAAGTGCAACTTGGAGTACATTGTACTTTGACTCCACtgcatttcagagggaaatattctAATTACATGGTAAGTTTTATACCACAGCATCTACTTGACATCCTTGTTCCTTCACCAGTAAAGatgaaatatgatgcattgctgcTACAGATTGACTAGTTCAACAGTTTACAAAGTTAGACCACATGGTCCACTTTACACATTAAACCTACACTTAAGAACACTCTAAAACCTGAAAAGTAGTCAACCATTTATTTCTGGTATGCCATTGGCTTAGTGTATGCAAATatgttcattcatttaaatgcaTGTGCAcgctagcctggttgacaccagagagtgggtctgggcaaggttcATCCGCAGCGCATTTCCAAAAGgtgggcgtcaccaacggacgcagctcaaatgcctctgggagcatttggatagtccttcaaccaatcagaccaacgatctaggtgacgtagcagcgacagcggcatcaacgggttgctgcgtttcggtggccgtcatgttgaatgtaaacaaaaagctgctcgccgtcgctgcgctattgtcatcgcgtaaagcccgcctcaacggttgtgatcggtgccttgatttggaaaaattggaaatgggcttgaatgggctcttggccagactgacttgcagagcaaatttcaaatttgccagaagttcgtcagggttttcccaggctgtAAGCTGTAAGCACTAAACTAAATGGTGCAACGATGTGAGGAAAGGATACGAATCACGAGGATCTGAGGGAACTTCTGAATGCTGAATCTTTTGGTGCATTTTCTTCTGGTTTTGCATCTGTTGCacgtctgagagagagagagagagagagagagatcaaacAGAGAGGGCAGTGAGATACTGATGCTGTATAATTCATACTATATTGTCTCTTTAAAAAGGAACGCGGGGTGTGGAGGCTTCTTACCGGTCTCTCTTCCCCGTCCAACACATCTTCTTTTGTGAAGAGCCTCAAGCAGTCTTTGAGAGTCACTTCGCCTGAGCTCTTCTGTGGAGACCCAGAGAACATCCAGTCAGGAAACAGCAAACTACATGGTATGGTtggtatatctatctatctatctatctatctatctatctatctatctatctatctatcgagagagagagagaatacaaCAGAACAAAACTGGCCATGTTGTCTGATTATCATCAGAGTATGACCATTACAAACAAGTAATGGCTTGTTTTCCGCAGCAATATAAAAAGTCTTTAAAGCCTAGCCAACACTATTTGACAGAATTTGGATGGATAATAAACCTTTTTCAAAGTGTATGTGTGCTCTGACCTGTGCGACCGGTATGGATAGGTCCCAGAATGGATCAAACACGGTGGAGCGGAAGCCACAGACGGTGCACGTCACAGAGCTCTTCAGCTGTCCAACAAACAGATCTAAAGACAGACACGCGAGAAGGAGAATTTAATATGCATAAAAACCAAGGTAAATTCAAAGATGGTTTAAAGGTAATGATGCACCCAATCAAGGTAAATCCCTTACCCACTACTTTGCTGTCCTCTCTCTCCAAGTACATGTTCCACATCCACTTGCCCTTTTCATCATCCCTGTGAATGAAACGGAAGAGCTCAAGTCAAAAACAGTGTCATCTAAGACTCAAAACTGAAATGTGTGTCCCGATTGGTTTTCTTAGATGCAAGCCATTAAGACATTGTAAAGGTTTTTACTCTGATCTGGAATTATATATACTGGTATGACTATTGTCATTAAACATGTTTGGGTATTAGTTCTTCTGAGGAAAGTTTAGGAATTGCCACATAACTGCAATATCTTGAAGGTAATGAATTACACAGTAATTATAAATAATTACACAGTTTATTTGCACCTTTTAGGCATGCAGCAGTGTTTTTGGCAGTGAGAGTTGTTGGTGACAGGGCAGGTTATGAGTGACTTATTGAGAGCAGAGGTAAGAGGAAGGGGGGAGCAGACTTACGAAAGGTGGTCAAAGTCTTCAACAGACATCTTAGGGCGTCCGGTCACTCTGTTCACCTCATTATGGAGACCGTCCAATAGGAAACGCAGAAACTCCTGGGCGTCCTGCTGACTGCAGAGCGACAAAAAGGGGAAATTGTTACTTTCTTCACTCCGAAATCAGCTATAGTTCCCAAACTGGATTGAACAAATAAAAGGCTTACAAGCAGGAGGAGGGAAGACTTACTTGCAGCCCACAAATTTGGGAGCATATCTCTGGATCTGGCTCCTGAAATCAGAGGGACTGATGGCCTCGTTGTTCACAGAAGTCCACAGGCTCTGAGTCAGCTTTGCAAACTCTGAAGCGAAGGAAAGACAAATAATGATAGAAAATGAGACCATAAATCATGCAACACTATCCTTTACAAAAGTATGCTACTTGATAAAATTATTACACTGACTCTGGATCCTCTGCGGATAGTATTCGTTTCCCCAAAGATCAGCATCTTCTTTAGTTAAAGATGCAGAGTTTTGATGTTGATTAAGACATTTCTGTAAGTCTGCTGTGGTGCAAAGCAGCCTGAACTCATGGGAGATTTGTACTTATGTGTATGAAAACGCATATTACGTTTTGAACTTGaagtgtataaaaaaaacaaaaaaaaacacccagacAGCAAGGACTGAATCggggaatgaatgaatgaatgaatgaatgaatgaatgaatgaatgatgaaaaTCTCACCCTAacctacattttttattttttggcatcAAAAGGGCAGTCTTGACTTCCGCTCACTGTCCACTTACTTTCAACTGCATCTCGAGGTCTTCATCAGCGAATGGAAGTGGCTCAGGAGTCATGGTGAGACGGTGACGTGACACCCTTGAAGTGGGTCACTTGATGACACCTGAGCCAGTTCCAGGCACTGAGGAAGGGCGCTTTCACAACTATAGTCCGGTGGACTCGGTGCGATCAAGGGGGTTGAAGTTGcaacatttttgcattttttcatttggttcggttagctttcacactgcactttgtcaaaccGCACCAAACGCTGGAAACACACGTCACGCGGGTCGAAACGGTCACTTGTTTATGGTTTGACAGAATATCCGAAACTCGTGGAGCAACACCAGATTTAGGACGTctttctggttctgctttagcgtttctaatattttagaagacGGTGAACACTGTGAGAGGTTACAGACGGACAgcgagtgaaggagagagacGATGATGCGTTGTCACATAGACGACCAGCGATGTTGGGTCAGAACAGCTTATTGATTTAAAAGTTCTCATcccttaaatcatatataaGTGTGTACattgtgtgcaaggttgaaattgcaggctagtaaatgcattgtttttggttcacttcctgtatttgggtcattggaccagagtttgtttgtttgatccgAGCCAGAGTTCGGATGGGCTTTCACACCACCCCAAAAGAATCGGACTATCCAACCAAACGCTGCAGGGTTAGTTTTAAAACGGACCAAACGATGTACTGTAAGTGTTAAAGCAACTTAAGAGTCATCTCACTGATGCGGGATGCGGTTGAACGCTCTGGAACGGCTACTAAGAGGAATCTTGAGTTGGGAATGCTATGTCACATAAACTGattcttaaaaaaactaaaccgaaGACTGAAAGAAACTAGATGGGACAACTTTTTTGTACTAATTTCAGAGACATTATACAAAGTTATGACACAAataatatggctttttgtaATGAACATTGggaaaatacatgtttttattaGAGATATGCACACTCCTTGGGAAAGCCCTGTCAGAGTGAATTAGGCCCTTTTGTTGTCCTGCCAGCACACATTTAATTTAGCTGAAAACTATAATCGTAGCATGAACGATTATGTAATTGTAGTTGAGTATTGTGAGATCCGATTCCAGTTAGGTATCTGATCTGTGTGTGGTCATTCTTCCAAGTGAAAGCAATCAAAGTATAGGGTTGTCAGATCGTTAGCAGTGAGCACCATTCTTTTGGCCACCAGCAGGGCTAGCTGGTAAATTAGGCTTTTACCAAAGCCGGTCGGTAGTAAGGCAAACACATCCTTCTTTTGTAGGAATTGTTCCAGGGCAAGTTTCTGTTCcgttttcagagaaaacttgcctttgaaatcttttaaaacGGCAGCGACAGCTGCATCAACGGGtagctgcgcttcggtggccgccatgttgaatgtaaactaAAAGCTGCTTGCCAttgcttctctatcgtcattgtGTTAAACCCACCAATAGCGCGCCTGGTGGATacgccagtttgtgattggtccccgcagatttgtaacagaagcaggatagaaaaatttacaggtttccagcctgagctgcagggcgaaatcaaatcgctgATCGGGCTGGGTATACCCAGTCTAGCACTACACAGCTCTACGTTGTTCCTCGTTATGCTGCTGACGTGTGGTCTCTCCTACCTTCCATGAGGGCAACGTTGGTCGTGCAGTTGTTGTTGAGGTCTGTTCGATGGATGTTTCTAAGGCAGTAATCTCTCAGCTCGCGAGTGTTACTCAGACATTGTAGGATGGAGTTCATGAAACACTGgaacacacaaataaaacacagaagTTTATTCAATGAAGATCCCGACTCAGCAGGGCAAAGAGCAGCGAGTTGCACATCCGACCACAAAGTGAAGTAAAAGCACTTACTGTGTTGCCCAGGTTCCTCAGTCCCACCAGGCCTTGAGGACTCTTGTTCTATTCaaatagagagagaggataTTTTAATATAGTCATGCATTTTTTTGAAGAATTATTCATTGAACAGATAACACATAACGGTATCATACACATTCAAAGAAAGACCCAGCAGAAATATTTAGTGTTACTGCAGGTACATTTTGTGTAATGAATTTATTCCACAATTAAAGTATGTAAATATGTAGATTCATCTTTTTCATTAACTTCTGAACGGACACATCCTGCAAAAATAATATTGCAAAGATGGTCGCGGTGGCCCAAGATGGGAATGAATCCTAAACATTTCTTGATTGGCTTCACGTAGGCCCAATATGTGCAAATTAGGGTTATTAATGGGGCCAaaatttggtttgtttttgatGTTGACTTTCTCGGGCTCATGATTGGGTCAACGTGGGGACCATGTAATCCCCTTTTTTGGTCCACTTACAATATGGGACTAAACTGGGTGCTAAATGGGATGTTTAGTTACCATTGGAGTTTAACATGAGTTACCACAGCCtaaatttaaagctatagtgcgtagtttctgacgcccccatgaggaattctaagtaatgacaacaaaactgtcggcgcgtccacatgatacaagccttccgtgatcttgccccacccccacccctcgtccacgcagttgctagtagccaaggaggacatggaggattaaaaaaacatgatagactcttcagaagtagtaattatcttcactcgagttcctgcgcgggaaagtcgccggacaacacaatcttctgaatacagccatgctgagaaacacagagagttgtgtggagccgaTAGTCCTAaatagctttgtatcaactaatttggcaatggcttgaatatgATGGACGTTTAGTAATAtgaaaaagttatgcactaaagctttaaaccaCAAGTTAAATAATACAGACTGACAGTCTTCTGAGCCATTTCTTTGTGCGTTACCTCAATTATACCGCCATGTCAAGTGAATATGTAAAAAGGTGTTGATGCTAAAGATACACATGCAGAGAGTGTCTATACATATATTAGCCTGCTGTACACACAACAGATCAGCTTGCGCACGCTCTCAGTATGATGTAACTAATGCATGACAGCACCGGGTTACATTCCTCAAGTGTGTTTAAGCCTCAATAGACTTactggcattttttttctcaacgcACACCATCTGACGGTCACATTGTTGGCAGCACTGTGCTGTGGATATCAGCTACTGCTCCACATGCTTGGATGAAATACCTCAGTGTGTCCTGACCTCTGCCTGCAGCTGCCATTCACACCGCAGTGACATCACACAAGCAGGCCAAAGAGAAAGCTCTAGTGAGAAACTGCAGAACACAACGTGGCGTCAAGTTGTTTGTGTGAAGAGTTTCAAATTGCTGCCTGAGTCACAGACCAACAACATATCTGGTGCCGCTGGTAGTGTAGTGTTATTCATCTGGGAGGGCAGACTGACGCAAGGCTCTGAAAGCCACAGCACATCACAAGCACCTGGCGTATTAcccaaaatcttgtttttgcCAGTATGGAAACTCTTTAAAACAACATTTAGAGCAACTCAATTACATGTATCAAGCATCAGGCTTGGCAGTACTAGCTTGGTTCATCATGCTGGCTTACGGGCCAAGGTCAATTACAAAGATTCATAAAATGcacaaagaaaaataacattcCAGTTTTTAAGGCCCCTGTTGTCCTATTTCTGATCAAATATTCAGTTTCCACTGTATGATTTTTAGCAAAAACAACCAATATCCTCCTCAATATCATGCTTGTCACTTGTCTAAACCAGGTTGTCCTTGAACCCAAGTTGAATAATTTTgacttttgacctttttttttcctataccAGTGACGGTTTCTGAGTATCAACAGGTGACACATTGGCTTGTGACCTGTAGCTCATACTGAATGAGGGAACATAGTAAAAGTGTAACATGATGGCCCGAAGCACTGTCATGCATCGATGCCTCTGCTGACGTCTGAGAAGCTACATGTGGAAATGACAGAGTCAAGGCAGCAACACACTGACGGAAGCACACATGAAGGCGCAACACACACATAACTGTATGTATGCACACAAATTGTAAACTGAGCAGCAACGTCAGCTACCtgtatttatctattttttctTCTAATTGTACTCAGAGTTCTACTGTCAGGATGTTTGTGTCTCTCCTGTGGCACTTTTGTTATCACAGCAAATGGATGATATCTGTGTTCCAGTGGTCGGATGTGGAGATATGAGGTGTGATTCGGAGCCAAGCATAAAGTATTTGcttacacttttcttttttaagcaaATATGTGTTGTTATTAAGACTTTCAGTGGAGAGGTTTAGAGCCTTGTGATGGGCGTCATGCTGTTCCAAAAGCTTGAAATAGAACTGTGACAGTATGAACTATCAACAGCCCTCTTGGCTGAAATCTCATATATTTCCCCTTTGTGTCTCTCTACTTCTCTGCAGCATTTGAAGGTGACCATATGGTCCTGAGTTCCAATCTGCTGCACTGCTCTGGTGAATG
This genomic interval from Perca flavescens isolate YP-PL-M2 chromosome 13, PFLA_1.0, whole genome shotgun sequence contains the following:
- the LOC114566978 gene encoding ubiquitin carboxyl-terminal hydrolase 2 encodes the protein MPSLRHSYTVTLPEETPAAFPLDKPELRRKSPSLSRSKLVSTFMGLIINQAKNKSPQGLVGLRNLGNTCFMNSILQCLSNTRELRDYCLRNIHRTDLNNNCTTNVALMEEFAKLTQSLWTSVNNEAISPSDFRSQIQRYAPKFVGCNQQDAQEFLRFLLDGLHNEVNRVTGRPKMSVEDFDHLSDDEKGKWMWNMYLEREDSKVVDLFVGQLKSSVTCTVCGFRSTVFDPFWDLSIPVAQKSSGEVTLKDCLRLFTKEDVLDGEERPTCNRCKTRRKCTKRFSIQKFPQILVIHLKRFSDSNMRTSKLSTYVNFPLKELDLREFASDSSERAVYNLYAVSNHSGNALGGHYTSYCKNPVLGEWYSYNDSRVSPVSSSQVRSSNAYVLFYELAPSPNSKYQTCRL